GGGTAGTGTTTTTCCATCGCCGCCACCAGCTGTTTGGCATCCTTGGCCTGCGGCAGCTCGGCCTCCAGCACCTTCAGATAGTTCTGGGTAAAGGTGACGGATTCCAGCGTTTGCGCGGCGCCGGGCAGATAGTGCCCAGGAACGACCCGCTTCGGCTGCAGCGCCTGGATACTGGCCAGCGTTTGCTGCCAGTGCGCGCGCGATTCTGCGCTTTGGTTATCGGCAATCCACGGGTGGATATTATTGCCGGCCACCGCCACGCCGCCCACCACGGCTTTCAACGCCGGGATCCATACATAGGTTCGCGCCGGCGTCGGGCCGTTCAGGCCTTTTACCTCAACTTTTTGCCCGTCGATGGTGAAGCTGTCGCCCGCCAGCGGTTGCGGGACGATCACGCGGGCCGGCGCATTGTCTTTCAGAATCGGCCCCCAATAGGCGATTTTGCCCTCTTTGGTTGCATTGATTTCTTTGATGGTGCCCGGCGTTGCGATAATTTTTGCTTCGGGAAAAGCGGCTTGAATCACGTCCA
The nucleotide sequence above comes from Serratia rhizosphaerae. Encoded proteins:
- a CDS encoding MBL fold metallo-hydrolase: MFKKSLIALTLTGVVAVSTYASAADTLTMEVYNPGEKSVFPVSSEIISGPHEVALIDAQFQRNDAQMLVDKIKSTGKKLTTVYISHSDPDFYFGLDVIQAAFPEAKIIATPGTIKEINATKEGKIAYWGPILKDNAPARVIVPQPLAGDSFTIDGQKVEVKGLNGPTPARTYVWIPALKAVVGGVAVAGNNIHPWIADNQSAESRAHWQQTLASIQALQPKRVVPGHYLPGAAQTLESVTFTQNYLKVLEAELPQAKDAKQLVAAMEKHYPTLKDVSSLELSAKVLKGEMKWPQ